One window from the genome of Eucalyptus grandis isolate ANBG69807.140 chromosome 7, ASM1654582v1, whole genome shotgun sequence encodes:
- the LOC104455602 gene encoding LOW QUALITY PROTEIN: uncharacterized protein LOC104455602 (The sequence of the model RefSeq protein was modified relative to this genomic sequence to represent the inferred CDS: deleted 2 bases in 1 codon), with protein MDLGGSTNRAVGVEIAEGGLSRRRRHSTNDLTDFVCSWSLHDILNENLYHDEVETIPETFQSVQHYLGSQVYPLLEETRASLCSSLENISSQPFTEVTDSVKCTRSGNTYAVKAGRWSNESNTRGKETYKTLPGDILILTDAKPATVPDLERSGRRWVLASVKMIGGDNEENKATSSTNFTVRALLDHEVNNPWKPIYAIFLTNIVTNRRIWDALHRSLNLDMVKEVLCTDLVADKVSNICITKGNGSASESLDERLCHDLNESQKNAVGACLNKLKCGNKPSVELIWGPPGTGKTTTVATLLCTLLKRKRRTIVCAPTNVAIKRVASCVLKLLKRSDNGISTETKSFLCYFDMLIFGNKERLKVDANIEEIYLEHRVECFSKFTSLNSMIDTLANCVRQYHIFLENEHTKRSKSGSDDDGSGCGSGELKSFLEFFRDRFKATVQLRRCLNIFCTHMSRTNFQNMTSLLNLLDSFETLFCGENLDSEMMEITLSRDEVSLFSFETSMGPLYNLYMKIQECLSLLLTVRDSLKDLKLPNFTSKDMIADFCYQHASLIFCTVSSSYKLYSVEMEPLNLLVIDEAAQLKECESVIPLQLPGVKHLILVGDECQLPAMVESKLSNRAGFGRSLFERLSSLGYSRQLLNIQYRMHPSISLFPTSNFYKNQILDAPDVQSKSYRKSHLPWPMFGPYSFINIPDGREQIGDDGCSLRNPVEVEVISRIVRNLYRAWDGSEEHLTVGVISPYAAQVSAAQAKLGKRYENIKGFMVKVKSVDGFQGGEEDIVIISTVRSNSRGTIGFLSSTKRTNVALTRARYCLWILGNGKTLRKSKSVWEALVENAMSRGCFYNVDDDKDLAKAILDVKKENNELDDLLDGSSVLFRNARWKVLFSDNFLNSFRKLTSLRTKMPIINLLSKLSSGWRSKKRYVDIICEHSSHIVRQFKADDFYVICTTDIVKEERYIQILKIWDVLPLGDVAKLVKHLDSIFETYSDDFISRCNEKCIEGDQEVPKTWPFDVVRYRSPSEDQFGSSSDADASDHRLYGENAEVSESLFLTKFFPFSSDGNEASFPSEVTEKEQEIILFPRSTFILGQSGTRKTTVLTMKLLRNEKLHDVVTKGFQEIQSGISHRKDASLGINVEEIGEGAEDCVVRQLFVTVSAKLCFAVKQHLSQLRSSSIGAKHRGGSSSVGEIVDDAALFKDIPDSFVDISPNSHPLIITFHKLLMMLDGTVGASFFERFPDLREFCHGQTYNSRPVALQSLVRAKEVTYEKFCAVYWPHFNDKTRRRLDPSRVFTEIMSCIKGGLQPADGCEGKLDRLAYVSLSEGRVSTLSVQRREKIYDAFEDYEKMKMKNGEFDLADLVNDLHRRLFHGQFTGNLVDFVYVDEVQDLTMRQISLFKYICRNVDEGFVFSGDTTQTIARGVDFSFEDVRSLFYKEFLIDSMDGPDIRMEKGCPSKTFHLSQNFRTHAGILKLAQSVVDLLYHFFPFCVDALDPETSFISGEAPILLDSENEESAILSIFGNDDVSGKFVGFGAEQVILVRDDHSRDEVSNLVRGQALVLTIVECKGLEFQDVLLHNFFGTSPLKNQWGSFMD; from the exons ATGGATTTGGGAGGGAGCACAAACAGAGCGGTGGGCGTGGAGATAGCAGAAGGTGGTttgagcaggaggaggagacaCAGTACCAATGACCTGACTGATTTTGTCTGCTCTTGGTCTCTTCACGACATTCTCAACGAAAACCTCTACCATGACGAg GTGGAGACTATACCGGAGACATTTCAGTCGGTCCAGCATTATCTCGGATCGCAGGTCTACCCTTTGCTGGAAGAGACACGGGCGAGTCTGTGCTcgagtttggaaaatatttcttcGCAGCCTTTCACTGAGGTTACTGACTCTGTGAAATGCACGAGAAGTGGGAACACATATGCTGTTAAGGCCGGTCGGTGGAGCAATGAATCCAACACTCGTGGCAAGGAAACTTACAAAACTTTGCCTGGAGATATCTTGATTCTAACTGATGCTAAGCCTGCAACTGTTCCTGACTTGGAGAGGTCCGGAAGAAGATGGGTGCTTGCATCAGTAAAGATGATTGGAGGAGACAATGAAGAGAATAAGGCAACGTCATCCACAAACTTTACAGTAAGGGCATTATTGGACCATGAAGTGAATAATCCCTGGAAGCCAATCTATGCAATTTTCCTGACAAATATAGTCACTAACAGAAGGATATGGGATGCGTTGCATAGGTCTCTGAACTTGGATATGGTGAAGGAAGTTCTCTGCACAGATTTGGTG GCTGACAAAGTTTCTAATATTTGTATTACGAAAGGTAATGGTTCTGCAAGTGAGAGCCTTGACGAGAGATTGTGCCATGATCTGAATGAATCCCAAAAAAATGCAGTTGGGGCCTGTCTTAATAAACTCAAATGTGGGAACAAGCCATCTGTCGAACTGATATGGGGTCCTCCTGGAACTGGGAAGACTACAACTGTCGCTACACTGCTATGTACTCTCTTGAAAAGGAAACGTAGAACCATTGTTTGTGCTCCTACAAATGTTGCCATCAAGAGAGTGGCATCTTGTGTTCTAAAGCTGCTAAAGCGATCAGATAATGGTATAAGCACTGAAACGAAAAGTTTTCTCTGTTACTTTGACATgcttatttttgggaacaaggAGCGGCTGAAAGTTGATGCCAACATTGAAGAAATATACTTGGAACATCGTGTAGAGTGCTTTTCCAAATTCACTAGTCTAAATTCCATGATAGATACACTTGCCAACTGTGTCCGTCAATACCACATATTTTTGGAAAACGAACatacaaaaagaagcaaatcaGGAAGTGATGATGATGGGAGCGGATGTGGAAGCGGTGAGCTTAAATCATTTCTTGAGTTTTTCAGGGACCGATTCAAGGCAACTGTCCAGC TGCGGAGATGCCTCAATATTTTCTGTACTCATATGTCCAGAACTAACTTCCAGAATATGACATCCCTCCTTAACTTACTAGATTCTTTTGAAACTTTATTCTGTGGAGAGAATTTGGATTCGGAGATGATGGAGATAACTCTTTCACGTGATGAAGTTAGCCTGTTTTCATTTGAGACGTCCATGGGTCCACTATATAATTTATACATGAAGATACAGGAATGCCTTTCCTTGTTGCTAACTGTTCGTGATTCTCTGAAGGATTTAAAACTTCCAAACTTTACAAGTAAGGACATGATAGCTGACTTCTGTTATCAACATGCTTCCCTGATTTTTTGCACTGTTTCTAGTTCATATAAGCTGTACTCCGTGGAAATGGAGCCTCTCAATTTACTGGTAATCGATGAGGCAGCCCAGTTGAAAGAATGCGAGTCAGTAATTCCTCTGCAACTCCCTGGTGTCAAGCATCTGATTTTAGTTGGAGATGAGTGTCAGTTGCCTGCTATGGTTGAAAGCAAG CTTTCTAATAGGGCTGGTTTTGGAAGGAGTCTGTTTGAACGATTGAGTTCACTGGGTTATTCAAGGCAACTTCTCAATATACAATACCGGATGCATCCATCAATAAGTCTGTTTCCAACTTCAAACTTCTATAAAAACCAAATTTTGGACGCGCCAGATGTGCAGAGCAAAAGTTACAGAAAAAGTCATTTGCCATGGCCGATGTTTGGCCCTTACTCGTTCATAAATATTCCTGATGGACGAGAACAAATCGGTGATGACGGCTGTAGCCTTAGAAACCCTGTTGAGGTGGAAGTTATCTCGAGGATAGTGAGGAATCTGTACAGAG cCTGGGATGGGTCAGAAGAACATCTGACAGTAGGCGTCATATCTCCCTATGCAGCTCAGGTTTCTGCAGCTCAAGCTAAACTTGGAAAAAGGTATGAAAATATCAAGGGCTTTATGGTCAAGGTGAAGTCGGTGGATGGATTCCAAGGTGGTGAAGAAGACATTGTTATAATATCCACCGTAAGATCAAACTCACGTGGGACTATTGGGTTCTTGTCCAGTACTAAGAGAACCAATGTTGCTCTTACCAGGGCCAG GTATTGTCTGTGGATTCTGGGAAATGGGAAAACACTGAGAAAAAGCAAATCTGTGTGGGAAGCTTTGGTTGAGAATGCTATGAGCCGTGGATGTTTCTACAATGTTGATGATGACAAGGACTTGGCTAAAGCCATCTTAGAtgtgaagaaagagaataatGAGCTTGATGACCTGCTTGACGGAAGCAGTGTACTTTTCAGAAATGCTAGGTGGAag GTTCTTTTCAGTGACAACTTCCTGAACTCGTTCCGAAAGCTGACATCACTCAGGACAAAGATGCCCATCATCAACCTTCTGTCAAAACTCTCCAGTGGCTGGAGATCAAAGAAGAGATATGTGGATATAATTTGTGAACACTCATCTCATATTGTGAGACAATTTAAAGCTGACGATTTCTATGTCATATGCACGACTGATATTGTAAAGGAAGAGAGATACATCCAAATTCTGAAGATATGGGATGTATTGCCTTTAGGGGATGTGGCAAAATTGGTCAAACATTTGGACAGCATATTCGAGACATATAGTGATGATTTTATTAGTCGTTGCAATGAGAAATGCATTGAGGG GGATCAGGAAGTTCCGAAGACCTGGCCTTTTGATGTTGTGCGCTATCGAAGTCCTAGTGAAGATCAATTTGGGAGTAGTTCTGATGCTGATGCTTCAGATCATAGGTTGTATGGAGAGAATGCAGAAGTGAGTGAGAGTTTGTTTCTGACAAAATTCTTCCCCTTCTCATCAGATGGTAATGAAGCGAGTTTTCCATCTGAAGTAACAGAGAAAGAACAAGAGATAATTCTCTTCCCCAGAAGCACTTTTATACTTGGGCAATCTGGAACCAGAAAAACTACAGTCCTGACAATGAAGTTGTTGAGAAATGAGAAACTGCATGATGTAGTAACCAAGGGATTTCAGGAAATCCAAAGTGGTATCAGCCACAGAAAAGATGCCTCTCTGGGAATCAATGTTGAGGAAATTGGTGAAGGAGCAGAGGATTGCGTAGTGCGCCAGCTTTTTGTGACTGTCAGTGCAAAATTATGTTTTGCGGTCAAACAGCATTTGTCTCAACTTAGAAG CTCCAGCATTGGTGCAAAACATAGAGGAGGAAGCTCTTCAGTTGGTGAGATTGTTGATGACGCAGCATTATTCAAGGATATCCCGGATTCATTTGTAGATATATCTCCCAACTCTCATCCCCTTATTATAACTTTTCATAAGCTTCTGATGATGCTAGATGGAACAGTTGGGGCTTCATTCTTTGAAAGGTTTCCTGATCTAAGGGAGTTTTGTCATGGCCAAACCTACAATTCCAGACCAGTTGCCTTGCAAAGTCTTGTAAGAGCAAAGGAGGTTACTTACGAAAAGTTTTGTGCAGTTTATTGGCCTCACTTCAATGACAAGACAAGAAGGAGGCTTGATCCTTCCAGAGTCTTCACTGAAATAATGTCCTGTATAAAGGGTGGTCTTCAACCAGCTGATGGTTGTGAAGGCAAACTGGACAGACTAGCTTATGTTTCACTTTCAGAAGGTCGCGTCTCCACTCTGAGTGttcagagaagagaaaaaatttatgatgCGTTTGAGGAttatgaaaagatgaaaatgaaaaatggtgaaTTTGATTTGGCCGATCTTGTCAATGATCTTCATCGCCGTCTTTTTCATGGGCAGTTTACCGGTAATTTGGTGGATTTTGTATATGTTGATGAAGTGCAGGATCTCACCATGAGGCAAATTTCACTGTTCAAGTATATATGTAGAAATGTTGATGAGGGCTTTGTGTTTTCTGGCGACACCACGCAAACTATTGCAAGGGGAGTAGACTTCAGTTTTGAAGATGTAAGGTCCCTTTTCTACAAAGAGTTCTTGATAGATTCAATGGATGGACCTGATATCAGAATGGAAAAGGGTTGTCCTTCCAAAACTTTCCATTTGAGCCAGAACTTCCGCACTCATGCTGGTATACTCAAACTGGCGCAGAgtgttgttgatcttctttaccattttttccctttttgcgTTGATGCTTTGGACCCCGAAACTAGCTTCATAAGTGGCGAAGCCCCAATTTTACTTGACTCGGAGAATGAAGAAAGTGCCATACTATCAATTTTTGGGAACGATGATGTTAGT